CACATCTGCTTCCTGTGCACTGTATTTTCCAATTCGATACTGCAGGGAATACAAACTATTTACAATAATATCGAGAACATTCAAATTCAATAGTTTGTTTGTTTTCATCTCATCTTTGGAACTAGGCATGGAATTGATGGCGATGATTTTCTGAATTCCTTCTTGGGTAAGAGCAGAAACGGGAAGAGGGTTCACAATTCCACCATCTACATAGGTTTTTCCGTTTTCTTGGGGTTGGGGTACAAACACTCCTGGGATTGAGATACTTGCCATCACTGCATCTAATACCTTTCCTTCGGAGAGGACAATCTCTTGTCTTGTGGAAATATCACAACTAATGAGTCTTAGTTTGATCGGCAGGTCTTCAAAATATAAATCCCCCAAATATTTTTCAAGAAGTGACCTAACATGTTTTCCATGTAAAAGTCCTTGGCCAGGAAAAGACAGGTCCACAAGTTTAAACATTTTGAATATACTATCAATTTCACCAAGTAGTGGTAAGATCCCTTTATAACCTAGGCCACTAGCCCAAAAGGCACCAATGATTGCACCAATACTTGTTCCTGCAATCATATCGGGAATGATTCCTTCTTCCTCCATAACTTTCATGATTCCGACTTGGGCAAGACCTAATGCCGCACCGCCCCCGAGGGCCACACCCATTTGGACTCCCGAAAGTTCTCTTGCTTTCCGCCGGATATAAATTTCCCATTTCCCGTGATCGACGATATCTCGAATATTTGTTTCATGGTAGAAAATTTCGTTTTCTTTGGATTCTTTTGTAATGGAATCGCAGAGATTGTTTTTTTTATCATTTGATAGATAGTTTTCTATATGATCAGCTTCTTCGATTAACAGTCGTTTGAGTTCTTCGTCCGTATCAGGAAAAACTTCTAAAAAAATAAAGGAATGACTGGCATAATGTTTTCCTAAGGTTTCTTTAATACGTTCCGAATCTTTAAATTTATAAGACTTTTGGTATGGATTTTCAGTTTGTCCATTTTGCGTAAAATGGAGAACCACAGATTTTTTTCCTGATTCCTCTTCGATGGATTTTACTAAATCTTTTGCTAAATGGTCTTTTGCCATCGGGTCAGAATGCACCAAACAAACGACGGAATTACGAAAGTATTCCCTTCCTCCAAGTAGTTCACCTCGAAGAGACTTGGTTAACATTTTAGAAAAGGTGATCGATAAATAAGGTATTTTTTGGATTAACTTTTGAAACTCTGTTTGGGATAAAACTAAAAACCTAGATTCGGAAACTGTAACTGCTGTATGACTATGTTTTTCTCCAGTGAGTAGGGATTGGATTCCAAAATACTCCCCTTTTTTCAGGTATTGTACTTCTTCTTCGCGTTTGCCTTCTCCTTTTTTGGGAAGAAACAATTTAATCCCACCAGACAAAATTAAAAATAAACTTCGGTTTCCATCTCCCGCACTGAAAAGAACCTCTTCGCGTTCGGATTCGACAATATGAACCGCCTCGGCCACCCAAACCTTTTCTTTTTTCGATAAACTTCGGAATAGGGGTAAGCTGGAAACGAGGTGAATTTTCCCTTCTAAATCTTTCATAAGGACCTTTTCCACCAGAGTTTCAGATAGGAAAGAGAGAGAAATTTCGTTTTTTATACGTTTCTAAAAATTTTCGTTGACTATCTATATGTTAAGTAGTAGATATATGTTTAGTAAACAGGAGTCTATATGATCACACATTTGAAAATTAAAGATTTTGCACTCTTCGAATCCTTAGAACTTTCCCTTTCGGATGGTCTCACTGTCTTCACTGGTGAATCCGGTGCAGGAAAATCCTTAATTTTCGATGCATTGGCTTCTCTCTTTGGGGGACGGTGTTCGACAGCGAACATTCGCCAAGGAAAAGATCGTTATTCATTACAGGCAGTCCTTTCCCTTGCGGGGCAAAACTTGGCCAAAGATTATTTGATGGAACAAGGCTTTCGTTATACAGGAGATGAAATTGTAATCACCAAAGAACTGATGAAAGATGGAAAAGCAAGGGTTAAAATTGGTGAGAGTTTAGCATCTACCTCTCACTTACGTGAGCTTGGGAAAACTATGGCAGAGATTCATTGTCAGAATGAACAACTCTTTCTACTAGAAAAATCCAACCAATTAGAATTTTTAGATCGTTATGGCAATTTGGAATCTTTAAAATTTAAATTCAAATCTGCTTTACAGCAATATCGACATTGGAAACAGAAACTCATTGATTTTGAAGAAACCAGAAGGA
This genomic window from Leptospira bandrabouensis contains:
- a CDS encoding patatin-like phospholipase family protein, with translation MKDLEGKIHLVSSLPLFRSLSKKEKVWVAEAVHIVESEREEVLFSAGDGNRSLFLILSGGIKLFLPKKGEGKREEEVQYLKKGEYFGIQSLLTGEKHSHTAVTVSESRFLVLSQTEFQKLIQKIPYLSITFSKMLTKSLRGELLGGREYFRNSVVCLVHSDPMAKDHLAKDLVKSIEEESGKKSVVLHFTQNGQTENPYQKSYKFKDSERIKETLGKHYASHSFIFLEVFPDTDEELKRLLIEEADHIENYLSNDKKNNLCDSITKESKENEIFYHETNIRDIVDHGKWEIYIRRKARELSGVQMGVALGGGAALGLAQVGIMKVMEEEGIIPDMIAGTSIGAIIGAFWASGLGYKGILPLLGEIDSIFKMFKLVDLSFPGQGLLHGKHVRSLLEKYLGDLYFEDLPIKLRLISCDISTRQEIVLSEGKVLDAVMASISIPGVFVPQPQENGKTYVDGGIVNPLPVSALTQEGIQKIIAINSMPSSKDEMKTNKLLNLNVLDIIVNSLYSLQYRIGKYSAQEADVYLNPILPNSNWFEFWRSAEFIQLGETVAKSSLEELKKLFSEKP